GGCAGCGATTCGTGAGTTCCGTTCTGCTGCTCGTTTTCCGCCGTTTGTACCGCTTGATCTTGAGCGTTCTTGATTGGCATAAGGACTTCTATCTTTTTGATTCGGTTATTCACCCATTCGCTACCGCGAACGGTACTGATTGTTACTCACCCGTTCGCTACAGCGAACGGTACTGACTCTGCATTCCTCTACTGATTCTCGTTTAGAACCTTATCGAAAAGCTGTGCGATGTACGAGACCGCCGTAATCGTATGCTCGTAATCCATGCGAGTAGGACCAATTACTGCCAGAGATCCGACTACCTGTTCGCCAACGCGTGCCGGCGCGCCAATCAGCACCAGATTGCGCATCTCAGGCAGCCGCTCTTCGAGTCCAATCACCACGCGGACAGCTTCCTGCTTGGTGTCCACGTAGCTGGACAGAAGTTCGATAATCCTCTGCTTCTCTTCGAGTACGCGCAGCATCTCGCGCAGACGTTCACGGTCTTCCTCGCTCACGATGAGGTTCGAAACGCCTTCTACATAGACCGTATTCTGCTCATCCTGCGGATGCAGCGCGCCGCCGCGGTAAAGCTGCTCGATGGAACTCATCAGGCGGTCATACTCACTGCGCTCTTGCTCTAAACGCCGCGCCAGCTCGGTGCGGATTGACTCAATCGTCCATCCCTGGAAGTTGGCATTGATGTAATTAGCTGCGCTCTCAAGTTCGGCTTGAGGAATGTCACGATCCATACGCAGCACCCGGTCCCGCACGACGCCAGACTTGGTCACTACGACTGCCAAAACTTTCCCTGAAGCGAGCCGCGAGAAATACACGTGCTCCAGCTCATTCTTCTCGGCGGAACGGGACGAGATGGCCACACCCACGCCGCGCGAAATCAACGACAGCACATGCGACGTGCGCTCGAGAAACTCCTGCGGATCGCCGATTCCCGTGAACGAGTTGGTGATCAGATCCTGATCGGCTTGAGAAATTTGCGCTTTACCTGTGAGCTGCTCTACGTAATAGCGATATCCCTGCGGCGAGGGAACTCGTCCTGCGGACGTGTGCGGCTGCTCCAGAAGACCGGCATCCGCCAAATCGGCCATCACGTTGCGAATCGTAGCCGGGCTAAGGCGGTCCTTGTTACCTCGGGCGAGAGTCCGCGACCCCACCGGCTCCCCGGTGGCGATATAGGTTTCGACGATGGCGGTCAGGATCTCCCGTTCCCGGGAGCCTATATTGCTGATGGGCATACTGCTAAGTAGTTGATTCTGCGAGAGTATTTGCGCGATGCAGAGACACTACTATTGATTAGATGATAGGAATCTGAGGACGATGCTGTCAAGGTAGCACTCTGGGTTCCGGAGTGCTAAAGGGCAAGCTTGAACACGAAGGACACGGAGGAAACGGAGGTTCGATTTGGTGGCTCCCCGTTCGAGCTCAATGCCGAGTTACTCACGAACGCTACGCGCAGAAAATCGACCACCTCTGTGTCCTCCGTGCCCTCCGTGTTCAAAGCGCTGTTTACTGTATCTCGATGACGCTCTCGGTCTTGTGTTCCGATGCAGTCTGCGCGATCTCGCGAGCGAAGTGGAAGAAGGCTTTTGCGTGGGGAGAATCTTCTCCGCCTAACACTGCCGGGAGGCCTGTGTCGCCGCCTTTACGGACGTCGGGATCGAGTTCTACGGCACCGAGGTAGGGAACTCCGAACTGCTTAGCTGTCCGCTCGACGCCGCCTTTCGAGAAGATGTCGATCTCGTGTTGGCAATACGGACAATGGAAGTGGCTCATATTTTCGACCACTCCGAATACATCGACTTTAACGCCACGAAACATCTCGATGGCTTTGCGCGCATCCTGAAGGGAAACATCGGAGGGAGTCGAGACGACGATTGCGCCGGTCAGGGGCACGGTCTGAAAAAGTGAGATCACAACATCGCCGGTTCCTGGTGGCAGATCGACGATCAGAAAATCCAGCTCACCCCACTCCACCTGCTGAAGGAACTGCTTGATGATTGAGTGCAGCATCGGTCCACGCCAAACCAGAGGTTTATCCCCGGGATTTATGAAGCCGACGGAAATGACTTTAATGCCGTAATTCGAAAGAGGCAGGATTCGATTTTGTCCGATGACTTCCGGCTGACGATTGATTCCCATCATCAAGGGCACGTTGGGCCCATAGACGTCCGCATCCAGCAGACCCACTTTGTAGCCCAGTTTGCCGAGAGCTACTGAAAGATTTACTGCGATGGTGGTTTTGCCCACGCCACCCTTACCCGAACCTACGGCGATTACGTTTTGAACTCCCGGAAGCGGCATCGGCCCTTGCTGGGGAGGCCCGCCATGCATGTGTCCCACAAATTTCTCCTAACAGGCGATTATACGCAGAGGAATTGAGCAACTCGGAAGCTGCTACCCGCGTGCAAGCTGATTTGCCCGCTTGCGCTCCTGCTCCTGCTTGCGCAATTCGCGGCGGCGCCCGGCATCTTCGAAACGCTGCTTTTCTTCTTCTGTTTCTGGAATCACGGGTGGAACGGGCACGCGCCGTCCGCGACTATCGATAGCCACAAATGTCAGGTAAGCAGAGGCGATGTGCCGCCGCGTACCGGCGATGTAGTTCTCCACCCAGCACTTCACGCCAACTTCCATCGAGGTATGGAAGGCGCGATTTACCGATGAACGTAGAATCAACAGATCACCCACATGCACGGGAGCGAGAAAGTCGATGTGGTCCATCGAGGCCGTCACAACATAGCTTCGGCTATGTCTGTGCGCGGCCATGGCGCCGGCGATGTCGATGAAGTGCATCAGCCGTCCGCCCAGCAAGTTGTTGAGGGGATTCGCGTCGTTAGGAAGAACCACTTCGGCCATCTCGGAAACGGATTCCGAAACGGGCCGCGGCTGCATGTGTCCGTCAATACTTTCCATATGTAAGTAGATTGGCAGGTGCGAACGGATGATTCAAGTTCATGGACGTGGAGACTGAGCGTGCCTATATACGTGCTCAAAGCGAAAAAACGAGAGGCCCAAAGGGGCGAAAGAAGCGCAGCCCAGCGGCGTGAGCCCTGGGATAGCGAGCGGCAATACATGAGCCCTGAAAGGGCGGCACGAATTTTCGTGGATCACGAAACGCGATTGATCATCCGGAGCGCGCGGCCAAGGCCATTTGTGGCTAATCGAGTCTTAGATGTCGCCCTTTCAGGCTCAGATTTGTTGCGTTGCCGGAACCCAGGGCTGACGCCGCTGGGCTGCGCTTCTTTCGGCCCTTCCGGGCCTGGCTGGCCGGGTCAGGAATTAAACGGATTCGCCTGCAGCAGTGAGAATTTCCTGCCACAACTCTGGCATTCCCTTTTTGGTCTTCGCCGAAACTGGCACGATTCGTTCCACTTCATGCTCGCGTCTGAGTTGCGCGAGAGATTTGTTGAGCTGATTTGCCGACAATCGATCAGACTTCGTTGCAACAAGCAAGAGTTCGCGATCATGCTGCTGGAGCCATTCGGTCAATTGCCGATCGCTCTTCTGTGGAGGAACATTTGCATCGACGAGGCACACGCATAATCGCAGCGGCTCACGTTCCGCGAGATACGGCTCGATGAACTTCGGCCATTCAGAGCTGATCTCGCGCGAGATCTTGGCGTATCCATAGCCTGGAAGGTCGGCTA
Above is a genomic segment from Terriglobales bacterium containing:
- the yihA gene encoding ribosome biogenesis GTP-binding protein YihA/YsxC; translation: MKLDARFLKSATAPEHFPAPSAPEIAFLGRSNVGKSSLINALLGQKIAHVSSTPGRTQTINFIEIRQKPQTVEPDLILADLPGYGYAKISREISSEWPKFIEPYLAEREPLRLCVCLVDANVPPQKSDRQLTEWLQQHDRELLLVATKSDRLSANQLNKSLAQLRREHEVERIVPVSAKTKKGMPELWQEILTAAGESV
- a CDS encoding Mrp/NBP35 family ATP-binding protein; protein product: MHGGPPQQGPMPLPGVQNVIAVGSGKGGVGKTTIAVNLSVALGKLGYKVGLLDADVYGPNVPLMMGINRQPEVIGQNRILPLSNYGIKVISVGFINPGDKPLVWRGPMLHSIIKQFLQQVEWGELDFLIVDLPPGTGDVVISLFQTVPLTGAIVVSTPSDVSLQDARKAIEMFRGVKVDVFGVVENMSHFHCPYCQHEIDIFSKGGVERTAKQFGVPYLGAVELDPDVRKGGDTGLPAVLGGEDSPHAKAFFHFAREIAQTASEHKTESVIEIQ
- a CDS encoding acyl-CoA thioesterase; the encoded protein is MESIDGHMQPRPVSESVSEMAEVVLPNDANPLNNLLGGRLMHFIDIAGAMAAHRHSRSYVVTASMDHIDFLAPVHVGDLLILRSSVNRAFHTSMEVGVKCWVENYIAGTRRHIASAYLTFVAIDSRGRRVPVPPVIPETEEEKQRFEDAGRRRELRKQEQERKRANQLARG
- the hrcA gene encoding heat-inducible transcriptional repressor HrcA, which encodes MPISNIGSREREILTAIVETYIATGEPVGSRTLARGNKDRLSPATIRNVMADLADAGLLEQPHTSAGRVPSPQGYRYYVEQLTGKAQISQADQDLITNSFTGIGDPQEFLERTSHVLSLISRGVGVAISSRSAEKNELEHVYFSRLASGKVLAVVVTKSGVVRDRVLRMDRDIPQAELESAANYINANFQGWTIESIRTELARRLEQERSEYDRLMSSIEQLYRGGALHPQDEQNTVYVEGVSNLIVSEEDRERLREMLRVLEEKQRIIELLSSYVDTKQEAVRVVIGLEERLPEMRNLVLIGAPARVGEQVVGSLAVIGPTRMDYEHTITAVSYIAQLFDKVLNENQ